From a region of the Candidatus Manganitrophaceae bacterium genome:
- the polA gene encoding DNA polymerase I, with the protein MMKKIFYIIDGSAYVYRAYFAIRELSTSSGLPTNAVYGFAQMLLKLIKEKRPDYMAMTFDTKGPTTRHIAYPEYKSHRPEMPDPLQVQIPYIHRLVEAFEIPSLMEEGIEADDLIGTLSKKGEAAGLQVVIVSGDKDMFQLISPSVTVYDSMKEKVITEETILEKFGVMPPRMVEIMGLMGDTADNIPGVKGVGPKTAIQLIGTFGSIDHLLKNLDQVKRPKLRAMLSSQAEEARLSRSLVTIDTDLSIDFDLDRLACRPGDPVRLLPLFRELEFSALIREFQPSVPKQDERYQVVNPSECGKIALMAEKSGEVGLEFLTTSLTPMCAAWVGIALTPEEGKRFYLPLSDQADLPEPIKEILVSEKITKTGHNLKPVLILLKNRGISLQGRIVDTMIASYLLKPDRRDHSLEAVALEYLNAFLVPMKEMIPDEKSPSKKDRDPETFPATLCKRADAALRLSKIFPPLLEKQSLTQLFSEIEIPLIPVLADIERNGVKIDTPLLEELSLELEGKISALTETIHRLAGVEFNINSPKQLAHILFEKIGLTPIKKTKTGFSTNEEVLTQLATQHELPAEVLSIRQWVKLKSTYVDALPKLVHTETHRVHTQLNQTIAATGRLSSKEPNLQNIPIRREIGKRIREAFTAEPGHCLLSADYSQIELRILAHMSEDPQLIASFGVGEDVHTRTAIEIFGLSKEEITSEMRRTAKAVNFGIIYGQSPFGLSASLGVSMIEAKRYIDLYFEHYYGVKQFIEETLKTASEKGYVTTLFQRRRQIGDLSNPNSHKRGMGERMAMNTPIQGSAADIIKLAMIAIWRWMREEKLASKMTLQVHDELIFEVPLDEVDLMKEQVVSLMEGVVTLKIPLTVDIGMGQNWSEAH; encoded by the coding sequence ATGATGAAAAAAATCTTTTATATTATTGACGGCAGTGCCTATGTCTACCGGGCTTATTTCGCCATTCGGGAACTTTCGACGTCTTCGGGCCTTCCGACCAATGCCGTTTATGGCTTCGCGCAGATGCTCCTCAAGTTGATCAAGGAGAAGCGCCCGGACTATATGGCCATGACCTTTGATACCAAAGGCCCGACCACAAGGCATATTGCCTATCCGGAATACAAAAGCCATCGTCCTGAAATGCCCGATCCGCTTCAGGTCCAAATCCCCTACATCCATAGATTGGTGGAGGCCTTTGAGATCCCGTCTCTGATGGAGGAAGGCATTGAGGCCGACGACCTCATCGGGACGCTTTCTAAAAAGGGGGAAGCGGCAGGACTTCAGGTTGTGATCGTCTCCGGCGATAAGGATATGTTTCAACTCATCTCTCCATCGGTGACGGTCTACGATTCCATGAAGGAGAAGGTGATCACGGAAGAGACCATCCTGGAGAAATTCGGGGTGATGCCACCCCGGATGGTGGAGATCATGGGATTGATGGGCGACACGGCGGATAATATCCCCGGTGTAAAAGGGGTCGGGCCTAAGACGGCTATTCAGCTGATCGGAACATTCGGCAGCATTGATCATCTCCTTAAGAATCTGGATCAGGTGAAGAGACCCAAACTCCGGGCTATGTTGTCCTCGCAGGCAGAGGAGGCCCGCTTAAGCCGATCTCTCGTGACGATTGATACCGACCTTTCAATAGATTTTGATCTGGACCGCCTGGCATGCCGTCCCGGAGACCCGGTCCGACTGCTTCCCCTCTTTCGGGAGTTGGAGTTTTCGGCCTTGATACGGGAATTTCAGCCCTCTGTCCCAAAACAGGACGAGCGCTATCAAGTCGTGAATCCCTCTGAATGTGGAAAGATCGCGTTGATGGCAGAAAAGAGCGGTGAGGTGGGACTGGAGTTTCTGACCACCTCTTTGACGCCGATGTGTGCGGCCTGGGTCGGTATCGCCCTCACCCCCGAAGAGGGGAAGCGCTTCTACCTACCCCTTTCAGATCAGGCAGATCTTCCGGAACCTATCAAGGAGATCCTGGTATCGGAGAAGATCACCAAGACGGGCCATAATCTGAAGCCCGTCCTGATCCTTCTGAAAAATCGGGGAATTTCATTGCAGGGCCGGATTGTCGATACGATGATTGCCTCCTATCTCCTGAAACCGGATAGGCGGGATCATTCGCTTGAAGCGGTGGCCCTCGAATATCTGAACGCTTTTCTTGTTCCGATGAAGGAGATGATCCCGGATGAGAAGTCGCCTTCAAAAAAAGACCGCGACCCGGAGACCTTTCCCGCCACGCTCTGTAAACGGGCCGACGCGGCCCTGAGGTTGTCGAAGATATTTCCGCCCCTCCTTGAAAAACAATCGCTCACCCAGCTTTTTTCTGAGATTGAAATCCCCCTGATACCTGTACTGGCTGATATTGAGCGAAACGGGGTCAAGATCGATACCCCCCTCCTGGAAGAACTCTCCTTAGAGCTTGAGGGGAAAATCAGCGCACTGACCGAAACCATCCATCGCCTTGCCGGGGTCGAATTCAACATCAATTCTCCAAAACAATTGGCGCATATTTTATTTGAAAAGATCGGACTGACCCCTATTAAAAAGACCAAGACCGGTTTCTCGACCAATGAAGAGGTCCTGACGCAACTGGCAACACAGCACGAATTGCCGGCCGAGGTCTTGAGCATCCGTCAGTGGGTGAAGCTGAAATCGACCTATGTGGATGCCCTTCCTAAACTGGTCCACACCGAGACGCACAGGGTCCATACCCAACTGAATCAAACTATTGCGGCGACAGGGCGGCTTTCGTCAAAGGAGCCGAATCTTCAGAACATCCCCATCCGGAGGGAGATCGGAAAACGGATTCGAGAGGCCTTTACGGCCGAGCCCGGTCATTGCCTCCTCTCTGCCGATTACAGTCAGATTGAACTCCGTATCCTGGCCCACATGTCTGAAGATCCCCAACTGATTGCGTCTTTCGGTGTCGGGGAGGATGTGCATACGCGGACGGCAATTGAGATCTTCGGCCTCTCAAAAGAGGAAATCACCTCTGAAATGCGCCGGACGGCCAAGGCCGTGAACTTCGGGATCATTTACGGCCAGAGCCCTTTTGGCCTTTCGGCAAGCCTGGGGGTTTCTATGATTGAGGCGAAGCGATATATCGACCTTTATTTTGAGCATTACTATGGCGTGAAGCAGTTTATTGAGGAGACCCTGAAAACCGCTAGCGAAAAGGGATATGTCACCACCCTTTTCCAGCGACGGAGACAGATTGGGGATCTCTCAAACCCGAATAGCCACAAGCGCGGCATGGGGGAGCGGATGGCGATGAATACCCCAATCCAGGGTAGCGCCGCCGATATCATCAAGCTTGCCATGATCGCCATCTGGCGGTGGATGCGGGAGGAGAAGCTTGCAAGTAAGATGACGCTTCAGGTGCATGATGAGCTGATCTTTGAAGTGCCCCTGGATGAGGTGGATCTGATGAAGGAGCAGGTCGTCTCCTTGATGGAGGGTGTCGTCACCCTTAAGATTCCGCTGACGGTCGATATCGGCATGGG